In one Podarcis muralis chromosome 7, rPodMur119.hap1.1, whole genome shotgun sequence genomic region, the following are encoded:
- the ZNF319 gene encoding zinc finger protein 319 → MSESWSQQPPQQQPPAPHHAGTTALPEHPIASSAVVENPLGCAVYGILLQPEPSSLQHHTSIPAGGGEPSTKCGLCGHDLGHLSNPQEHQCLQGGHDRSFQCTQCLKIFHQATDLLEHQCLQVEQKPFVCGVCKMGFSLLTSLAQHHNVHNGSAAVKCSICEKTYKAAAAAVAAPEEPAPPQQPAALNRTPVEKPYSCSICQKPFKHLSELSRHERVHTGEKPYKCSLCDKSFSQSSHLVHHKRTHSAERPYKCTVCEKAFKHRSHLVRHMYAHSGEAHLFRCNVCELHFKESSELLQHPCTPSGERPFRCGACHKAFRRPSDLRQHERTHSTERPFQCDLCQMSFKQQYALMRHRRTHKAVAGTATTPAPSAEQELPVGPFKCSLCEKGFVQPAHLLYHQHVHGIENLFKCNACQKGFSQSSELLRHRCVQSAERPFKCAACSKAYKRASALQKHQLASHCAEKPLRCTLCERRFFSSSEFVQHRCDPARERPLKCPDCQKRFKYASDLQRHRRVHTGEKPYKCPACEKAFKQREHLNKHHGVHTREQHYKCMWCGERFLDLGLLQEHSAQHTSTDSTYPVAPCLP, encoded by the coding sequence ATGTCAGAAAGCTGGTCGCAGCAGCCCCCACAGCAGCAACCACCGGCGCCGCACCATGCTGGGACCACTGCCCTCCCGGAGCATCCCATCGCCTCCAGCGCTGTGGTGGAGAATCCCTTGGGCTGTGCCGTCTATGGCATCCTTCTCCAGCCGGAGCCCAGCAGCCTGCAGCACCACACTTCCATCCCGGCTGGCGGCGGAGAGCCCTCCACAAAATGTGGGCTGTGTGGGCATGACTTGGGGCACCTCTCAAACCCCCAGGAGCACCAGTGCCTGCAGGGGGGCCATGACCGCTCCTTCCAGTGCACCCAGTGCCTGAAGATCTTCCACCAGGCCACCGATCTCCTGGAGCACCAGTGCCTGCAAGTGGAGCAGAAGCCCTTCGTCTGCGGCGTCTGCAAGATGGGCTTCTCCCTGCTTACCTCCCTGGCCCAGCACCACAACGTCCACAACGGCAGCGCCGCTGTCAAGTGCTCCATCTGTGAGAAGACCTACAAGGCCGCCGCGGCTGCCGTGGCAGCCCCTGAGGAGCCTGCGCCACCGCAGCAGCCGGCCGCACTCAACCGGACTCCCGTGGAGAAGCCCTACAGCTGCTCCATCTGCCAGAAGCCCTTCAAGCACCTCTCGGAGCTGTCGCGGCACGAGCGcgtccacaccggggagaagccgtacAAGTGCAGCCTCTGCGACAAGAGCTTCAGCCAGTCCTCCCACCTGGTGCACCACAAGCGCACGCACAGCGCCGAGCGGCCCTACAAGTGCACCGTCTGCGAGAAGGCCTTCAAGCACCGCTCCCACCTCGTGCGCCACATGTACGCCCACTCCGGGGAGGCCCACCTCTTCCGCTGCAACGTCTGTGAGCTGCACTTCAAGGAGTCCTCCGAGCTGCTGCAGCACCCCTGCACCCCAAGCGGGGAGCGCCCCTTCCGCTGCGGCGCCTGCCACAAGGCCTTCCGGCGCCCCTCGGACCTCCGGCAGCATGAGCGCACCCACAGCACGGAGCGCCCCTTCCAGTGTGACCTCTGCCAGATGAGCTTCAAGCAGCAGTACGCCCTCATGCGCCACCGCCGCACCCACAAGGCGGTTGCGGGCACCGCCACCACGCCAGCGCCTTCTGCCGAGCAGGAGCTGCCGGTGGGGCCGTTCAAGTGCTCCCTGTGCGAGAAGGGCTTTGTGCAGCCGGCCCACCTCCTCTACCACCAGCACGTCCACGGCATCGAGAACCTCTTCAAGTGCAACGCCTGCCAGAAGGGCTTCAGCCAGTCCTCGgagctgctgcgccaccgctgcgtGCAGAGCGCCGAGCGACCCTTCAAGTGCGCGGCCTGCAGCAAGGCCTACAAGCGGGCCTCGGCCCTGCAGAAGCACCAGCTGGCCTCGCACTGCGCCGAGAAGCCCCTCCGCTGCACCCTCTGCGAGCGCcgcttcttttcctcctctgagTTTGTGCAGCACCGCTGCGACCCAGCCCGCGAGCGGCCCCTCAAGTGCCCAGACTGCCAGAAGCGCTTCAAGTATGCCTCTGACCTGCAGCGCCACCGGCGGGTTCACACCGGGGAAAAGCCCTACAAGTGCCCCGCCTGCGAGAAGGCCTTCAAGCAGCGCGAGCACCTCAACAAGCACCACGGCGTCCATACCCGGGAGCAACATTACAAGTGCATGTGGTGCGGGGAGCGCTTTCTGGACCTGGGCCTCCTGCAGGAGCACAGCGCCCAGCATACCTCCACTGACAGCACGTACCCCGTGGCACCCTGCCTGCCCTGA
- the SPMIP8 gene encoding sperm microtubule inner protein 8: MAQMLDLTLCPQDAPPVYASPAALIPLEPRKVMLSGVKHHIYHPRLPTLRQMDMDTAAFKLTDEHCRTTTTCCKDDFENATFTLAGVPTQRLPSLGMTELGKSLTEKYRAGKMAPLLPSTNQEEWPSYTRAMDDWSRFVSSAGEFKVPNFSKKVLGFSCYAVRYLKPDVTQTWRYCLNQNPSLSRYGPKPMPYNTVNTYRSFGSAHSRSHYLQPWR; the protein is encoded by the exons ATGGCCCAAATGCTGGATTTGACCCTCTGTCCTCAAGATGCTCCTCCTGTCTACGCCTCTCCGGCGGCCCTCATCCCGCTGGAGCCCAGAAAAGTCATGCTGTCTGGAGTGAAGCATCACATCTATCACCCCCGCTTGCCGACGCTAAGGCAGATGGATATGGACACCGCGGCCTTCAAGCTCACAGACGAGCATTGCAGGACAACCACCACTTGCTGCAAAG atgATTTTGAAAATGCAACGTTCACTTTGGCTGGAGTGCCCACCCAGCGCCTCCCATCCCTG GGTATGACGGAGCTGGGCAAGTCATTGACTGAAAAGTACCGAGCAGGGAAGATGGCGCCTCTCTTGCCCAGCACCAACCAGGAAGAATGGCCCAGCTACACCAGGGCTATGGACGACTGGTCTCGCTTTGTCTCCAGTGCAGGAGAGTTCAAGGTGCCCAACTTTAGCAAAAAAG TTCTTGGGTTCAGCTGTTATGCCGTGAGGTACTTAAAACCTGACGTCACGCAGACCTGGCGG TATTGCCTCAACCAGAACCCAAGTTTGAGTAGATATGGACCAAAGCCCATGCCTTACAACACTGT CAATACCTACAGGAGCTTTGGATCAGCACACAG CCGCTCTCACTATCTCCAACCCTGGCGCTAG